GTGCTATCTACAATTGCAATTGAATCCCTATAGTAAAAGTCCCTGTCGAGAATCCCCGAAATTCTTCCTGCACATACTTCTGCCTGTTCAGAAAGTGATTCTGAGTCTCCTTTTTCATAAATATCGAAAATAGTATCATTTTCTATAACTACAGGAAATGCTTCCAGTTCTTCGTAAAGATCCTCTGTTTTCTCTTCTACTTCCTCGGCAATTATAGAATCTTTAGGAGAAATTGTATCCTGAGTGTACGCAATCCGGAAAGCAAAAATTAAAACAAGAAGTAATTTATACTTTAACATAAACATTCTGGTATTTGTTCGTGAATACGAGTTAAATTACAAGGTGTCAGGCTGTTAGTATAAATATATGAAAAAAGACCGACCTTTTTGGTAGATGAGTATAACAAAAAGATCGGTCACAGTATTTTGCGGATATTATGAGGCTAATATTCTTTATTCTCTATCTCTCCATTTAATAAAAGGTTGCCATTTAGTGCTAAAGAACGCATTTCATCTTCACCCGGGAATACGGTTACTTTTCCTAAGAATGATATCTGATTTTTAATATAGTTATTCAGATAGTCACTTTTTGCCAGTCCACCGGTTAATATTATTCCGTCTATTTTTCCTTTTAGAACTGTTGCCATTGCTCCAATCTCCTTCGCGACCTGATATGCCATAGCTTTATAAACCATTTCAGCTTCTTTATTTCCTTTTAAAGCTTCAAGTTCAATTTTATATGCATCGTTTGTGCCCATATAAGCAGTCATTCCTCCTCTGCCTACAATCATTTTCATCATATCGTTTTGGGTGTATTCGCCGCTAAATGCCGCTTTAACAACATCTCCGATTGGAAGTGTTCCTGAGCGTTCCGGCGAGAACGGTCCTTCACCGTCAAGTGCCTGATTAACATCAATAACCTTTCCTTTTTTATGAGCCCCAACTGAAATACCGCCTCCCATATGGATAATTATCAGGTTTAAATTTTCATAATCTTCTCCCAGCGATCGGGCATAAGATCTGGCAATAGCTTTTTGGTTTAAAGCGTGAAAAACTGAAATCCGTTTAAAGTTTGGATGACCGGAATATCTGGCAATATCCTGAAGCTCGTCAACAACCACAGGGTCTGCAATATAGGCTTCTAATCCCGGTTTTAATTTAGTTATTTCATTAGCAATTAATGCACCTAAGTTTGACGCATGCTGTCTTTTGGAAGTCTTTAAATCGTGAATCATTTTTTCATTCACTTTATATATGCCCGATTCTATCGGTCTTAAAAGGCCTCCCCTTGAAACCACTAAATCTATTGAGTTAATTGAAAAACCGGCTTTGTCGATCTCGTCTATTATGATATTTTTTCTGAAAGAGAACTGATCGTCAATAGTTGATAATTTTTCAAGATCTTCATTTTCGTGATGGAGATTTTTTAGAAAAACCGGTTTTTCACCTTCGTAAATTGCAATTTTAGTAGATGTGGAACCGGGGTTTATTACTAATATCTTTTTAAAGTTCATGATTTCTGTTTTATAAGTCAAAACTTGCGGCAGCAAGCATTATACTGTTTAATTTGGTGTCTTCATTGTCGGCTCTCGAGGTTAATACAATTGGAGCAGAAGCTCCAACAACAACCGATGCAACTTTTGCATTAGCAAAAAACACAAATGATTTATAAAGTACATTACCTGCTTCAATATCCGGAACTAATAAAATATCTGCATCACCTGCAACAGGCCCGGAGATACCCTTATTCTCCTTGCTTTCAAAACTAATAGCATTATCAAAAGCTAAGGGGCCATCAATGATACAGTTTCTAATCTGGCCGCGGCGTTCCATAATAGATAATAAGGCTGCATCGAGAGTGGCCTGCATTTTCTCGTTTACCATCTCAACGGCGGCAAGAGCGGCTATTTTGGGTTTTGCTACATTCAATTTTTGGAAAAAGTCAACAGCATTATTTATTATACCGATCTTGCCTTGAAGATCGGGTGCTATATTCATTGCCACATCAGTTATGGCGAGAAGTTTATGATATTGTGGGATATCAAAAATAGCAAAATGCGATAATAGAGGTTTATTTCTTAATCCCCAATCTTTGTTTAGTACACCTTTGAGCATTAATGCAGTAGATAAATGACCTTTCATTAAAATATCTGCATGTCCATCGTGGATCATTTTCACAGATGTTTTCACCATATCTTCAAGAGAATTTTCATTTATGATTTCAACACCTTCTATATATAAATTGAGTTTTTCGGATATTTTGACTATTTGTTTCTTATTGCCTACTAAGATCGTTTTAACAAAATTTCTTTTATGAGCTTCAAGGGCTGCTTCAATTGAGTGCTCATCACCTGCTGCACATAGTACTAATTTCTTTTTTGATTTTTGCTTAGAGATAATTTTTTCTAAATCTGATAGTTTTCTCAACATAGCGTATAGTTGTTAAATCCGTTGTTAGGTTATCATTCGAAACTATTCCATGAACTAGGATTTAGTTTAGGTATGGAATGTAAATATATATATGCAAATTTATGAAAAATGATAAGTTTTTCGTGTTGTTGAATATTGTTATACGAATTCTTTAATAATAAACGTTCTTTATTGAGATAAAGAATGTGTTTAAGTTTAATACTAATAGTATTCTTAATAATTTGATAAATATGATGATCATTGAGTTTTAACATAGTCCGTTATTTGGTGTAACTCATTCATTATTCATACTTTTGCCAGCAATTTCGGAAAATATTTAGATGAAATATTCATGAGTACAGTTATGATTTGTCATTGGAGTAGCTGTATATAATTTACTATCTAATGAAGCATATAATTATTAACAATTGAAGAAATTACCGTGAAGAAGGAAAGGTTTAATTATAAATTGATCAGAAAATATTCTGTATTGGCTCTATTGGCTTTAGGTTCTTGCTCTACTTTAAAGAACCCTGAACCTGTTGCCCATAATAGGTCATCTAATACGGAAAATAAAAAAGTTGAAGCTGTTCAGGTTTTAGAGGATACAGTATCTGCTGATTTAACAGAACTTGGAGGTAACTTTTATAAAGATAATTCTCTGTCTGATTCTATTTGGGAAAAGGATGAAGCTTTATTACTGAAGGGACTCAACAATGATGAATATATATCAGCGGTTGACAGTACCTGGATGAACCAGCTTTATCAGGCAGGGATTTTTAAAGCTGACAACGGAGGAAAAAATCATAAAACGAGGGTGATACATGTAGATGACAGCATTATTAAAAACAGATTGAAAGATCTGAATACTATGACTCCTTTGGATTTGGATTATAATCCTGTTGTTAAAAACTACATCAACACATACTTATACAAGCGATCCTCACAGATGGAGAGGATGATGGGACTGGCTGAGTATTATTATCCGATGTTTGAAGAAGTTTTGGATAAGTACAATATTCCTTTAGAGTTAAAACACCTTGCCATAGTTGAATCTGCACTTAATCCACGGGCTAAGTCACGTGTTGGAGCAAGTGGTTTATGGCAGTTTATGTACGGTACGGGTAAGATGTACGGACTGAAAGTAAGTTCATATGTTGATGAAAGGTATGATCCTTTGAGATCTACAGAAGCTGCTGCTAAACTGATGAGCAATTTGTACAAAATGTTTGGCGACTGGAATTTGGTTTTAGCTGCTTATAATTCAGGACCGGGAAATGTAAAGAAAGCTATCAGGCGTTCAGGGGGCTATAGAAATTACTGGTATATTCGTCCTTACCTGCCTCGTGAAACACGTGGTTATGTGCCGGCTTTTATAGCAGTGAACTATGTTATGTATTATGGGGCTGAGCACAATTTAAAAGTTGTAACACCAAAAGTGTCATATTATCAGACAGACACTATTGTAGTAAAAGAAAAAATTACTCTTGATCAGGTTTCAACACAGATTAACATGCCTGCTTCTGAGTTGGAGTTCTTGAACCCGGCCTATAAAAACAAAATTATCCCTCATATTGCAAATAAACAGTATAAGCTTGTGTTGCCGGTTTCTAAGATGGATGATTTTGTAAGTAAAGAAGACTCCATATATGCCTTTGCTGCCAGAGAGAATGAGAAGCAAGTGCAGAAAATGCCTAAATACTATGAGGCCAACGATATGATAAGATATCGTGTTAGAAGAGGCGATTTCTTAGGCTCAATTGCTAAGAGGTACAGTGTAAGTGTAAAAGATATAAAGCGATGGAACAGACTGAGAAGTAACAACATTGGAGTAGGACAAAGACTTACAATTTACCCTCGAAATTTTAATGCTCCGGTTGCTTCATCTTCGAAAGGCAGTAAAAAGTCAGTTGGCTCTGGAAAGAAACTCGACTTAAAAAATGGTTATGAGCTATATACCGTAAAATCGGGAGATAACCTGTGGATGATAGCAAGAAAATACCCCGGAGTAAGTGCTAAAAATATACAGTCGTGGAATGGTATTAGGAATTCGAAAGGATTGAAACCAGGCATGAAGTTAAAGATTGCCAAAAAAGGTTAATACAATTTACAAAGTATAGATTCTATTATTAAGAAGGTCTGAAATATATAGAAATAAAAAGTATGCCACTAGTTCCTTAATCATCAATAGTGATTCTGAATTAGTGGTTTTTTCATTCTTAATTTTATAGTCTGAATCAATATCTTTGAAGTTTGTCGGCTATAGTTTAATTTTGGTCTGATATTTGATACAATTGTTATTATTGATAATACATAGAAAATGAATATACGAAAATTATTATTTGCTGTAATTGCATTATTTCTTTTATCATCCTGTAGTGATTCTTCTGAAGGTGATAAAAAAGAAGATAGAATTTTACCATCATCAAGTGGTAAGATAAATGAGATGGTGGTTGTTATGAAGCACGACCTGTGGAAAGGTAAGGTTGGAAATGAAGTTAGATCTATATTTGGACAGGAGATTGACGGACTGCCACAACCGGAACCACTTTATCGTGTAGCACACGTTGCTCCATCTGACTTCAATAGTGTATTTAAAGCTGCCAGGAACATAATAATTGTTGAGCTAAAAGAAAGTGATAAAGCAAGTTTAAGCATTAACAGTAAAGTGTATGCCCAACCGCAAATAATTGAAAAATTGTCGGCAAACAATGAAGAAACATTAATAAAAGCTTTAAGAAAGTATAAAGAAGAACTGGTAGATTCGTTCCATAAACAGGATATTAAAAGTGTTCAACAACGCTTTAAAAGAATTGCCCACTATGATATACCTAATATTGAGGAAAAGGGTATTTCACTGATACTTCCCAAAAGTTATTCAAAAGTGGAGGTTGCTGATAATTTCTGGTGGTATAGAAGCGACATTAAGGAAGGGAAACATTATCCTACATTAAACTTCATGCTTTATATTACTCCTCTTAATTCAGATCTGGATTTATCAGGACAAAGTATTGTGGCCATAAGAGATTCTATTGCCAGGAAATACGTAGGAGGAGCCATAGATGGTTCATATATGCAAACCGAATCACGTCCCGAATATGCGCCCATAATGAAAAATGTAATAGTCGATGATAAAGTGGCAATAGAAACACGTGGACTTTGGATGGTAGAAGGTGATTTTATGGGAGGACCTTTTATAAATTATACAATTTTTGATGAAGTTAACAAGCGTATCATTACCGCTGAAGGATTTGTATATGCTGCAGGGACTAAGAAAAGAAATTATATTTTTGAGATGGAAGCAATAATAAAAAGTTTGAAATTGAAATAATTGCGGATTATCATTTATAAAAAAACACTTCAATTTCGATCGAAATTGAAGTGTTTTTTATTGAAATAATTACAGTAATCCACAGTTATTCGACTGCTTATCAGTTTAAGCTCTTAAACTTTTTACCGAAAAAGTATTATTTTCTTACCGGACTCAGGCTGTTATATAACATCTTCTTTTTCCGATGCTTTCTTTTCCAGTTCAGCCTGGAACTCTTCTAATACCGGGCGAACAGTGCTCTCCGGAAGGTTTGCTATTTCTATGTACATCAAGCCGTCAATAGCATCGTTGAATTTAGGATCAACATTAAATGCGATAATTTTAGCATTCTGTTTCACGTACTTTTTCATCAATACCGGAAGACGTAAACTACCCGGTTCAATATCATCAATTATCTTGTCGAATTTATTTAAATCGGCCTTACTTGCATCGAAGACAAAGTCTTTATCTGCATCTTTTAATTTAACCTTATATTCTTTCTTAGGTCTTATAAACTGAGCAATGAAAGGATCGTAATAATGAGATTTCATAAACTCTATCATCAGTGATTTTGAGAAATTAGAAAACTGATTACTTATACTTACTCCTCCTATAAGGTATTTGTATTCGGGGTAACGAATGGTCATATTTACTATAGCTTTCCAAAGCAGGAAAAGTGGCATTGGTTTCTGCTGATATTCTTTAATAATAAAAGCACGTCCCATTTCTATAGACTGTGACATCATCTTGTAGAGTTCAGGTTCAAAACGGAAAAGTTCGTTAATATAAAAACCATCTATACCGTACTTATTATAAATATCAATTCCCATCCCCATTCTATAGGCACCTGCTATGACCTGGTTCTCAGAGTCCCATAGAAACAAATGATGATAGTATTCATCGTATTTGTCCAAGTCGATTTCGTTATTTGTACCTTCTCCAACCTCTCTAAAAGTGATCTCGCGTAATCTCCCTATCTCAGTTATAATATTCGGAATATTTCTTGCATCAGTTAAGAAGACTTCATAATTCTTACTTTCGATAATTCGCTTATCATCTTTTCTAAGATTGTCAACTTCATTAATAATATCATTTTGGGGTACTGGTATTATTATCTTCTTTGGAGTCTTTGGAAAAGAGAATTTAGGGATGTATTTTTCCTTTTTTGGTATTTTAAATGTATTGGCAAGAATATATGTTTTTTGTCTCAGGAAATTGCTAAAGCTGTCAATGTTAGAGTGTTCTGCCTGTTCTTTTACAGTTATGGCTTTCCCAATACGAACTTTTATCAAACGTGTTTTCTGACTTAATACTTCAGAAGGTAATTTTGCTGTTCGTAATGTTCCACTAAGTGCAGACAAGAAATAAAACAATTTACTGTTCTTTGCGTGGAAATAAATAGGAACAACCGGTACTTTAAGTTTCTGAATTAGTTTAACAGCCCCTTCTTCCCATTCCTTGTCAGAAATAGATTTTTCTTCTTTTTTGAAAGTAGAAACTTCACCTGCCGGGAATATTCCCAAAGGATGACCACTTTTTATATGCATTATGGACTCTTTAATTCCATTTACACTTGACTTGGAGTCCTTATGCTCCTCAAACGGGTTTACGGGAACCACCATATCTTTCATGGGTTCTATTTTCTGTAAAAGAAAATTTCCCATTACCTTGAAGTCACTTCTTTTTTCCAGTAATAATTTTAGTAGTAAAATGCCGTCTAAGGCACCTAGCGGGTGATTAGAAATTGTAATAAATGCGCCGTCATTCGGAATTCGTTTGAGATCATCTTCATGAATTTCAAACTTAATTCCAAAATCATTTAACAGGTTGTCAAGAAATTCTACATCTTTATATTGTATATTTTTAATATAAACCTCATCTATCTTGTCGAGTTTCAATAGCTTAAACAAGCTATAAGCAATACCTCTACCCACAAAACCAAATTTGTCCAGTTTTATAGCTTTTGAAATTTCATCGATATTAATTAACCCCATTCGACATAAAAAATTAGTTGAAAACTGACAAATATAATAATTTATGCTACATAGTAAGTCTACTATGTAGTGTACGGAGACTAATATTTTTGAATGCTTATAATATCTAATTAAATGCGTAAAATATTGATGTAATGAAAATGTGATTGTCGTAGGGTTATATCATTATGATAGAGATCTATTTTATAATATACTGTGCTGTTTCCCTACTAAATTGTTTCATCAGAATAGTTTTTCCCTCTTCAAATTTCAACAAACTGTCATCATTATAATGGCGAATAGTATAGAGTTTTACACCGGTATTATATTTGAGCCTGTATTTGCTTTTTAATGAGCTCAAAAATAAATCGAATTTACTGAATGGGTCTTCAACCGATAAAGTAAAGCTGATTGCAGAATTTTGGATCAAATTTATTTTGAGTCTGTATTCCGAGATTAATGCAAATATCTCACTTATGTTTTCTTCAACAATAAATGAGAAGTCCAAAGCAGAAATAGACAGTAGAATTTGATTTTGCTTGATTATATAGCAGGGAGTCATTGGCTCCATTGGAGCTCCCTTTGTAATAATTGTACCATCTGATTTACTGTCGAAAAAACTTTTTACGAAAAGAGGTAT
The DNA window shown above is from Bacteroidota bacterium and carries:
- the buk gene encoding butyrate kinase: MNFKKILVINPGSTSTKIAIYEGEKPVFLKNLHHENEDLEKLSTIDDQFSFRKNIIIDEIDKAGFSINSIDLVVSRGGLLRPIESGIYKVNEKMIHDLKTSKRQHASNLGALIANEITKLKPGLEAYIADPVVVDELQDIARYSGHPNFKRISVFHALNQKAIARSYARSLGEDYENLNLIIIHMGGGISVGAHKKGKVIDVNQALDGEGPFSPERSGTLPIGDVVKAAFSGEYTQNDMMKMIVGRGGMTAYMGTNDAYKIELEALKGNKEAEMVYKAMAYQVAKEIGAMATVLKGKIDGIILTGGLAKSDYLNNYIKNQISFLGKVTVFPGEDEMRSLALNGNLLLNGEIENKEY
- a CDS encoding LysM peptidoglycan-binding domain-containing protein; the protein is MKKERFNYKLIRKYSVLALLALGSCSTLKNPEPVAHNRSSNTENKKVEAVQVLEDTVSADLTELGGNFYKDNSLSDSIWEKDEALLLKGLNNDEYISAVDSTWMNQLYQAGIFKADNGGKNHKTRVIHVDDSIIKNRLKDLNTMTPLDLDYNPVVKNYINTYLYKRSSQMERMMGLAEYYYPMFEEVLDKYNIPLELKHLAIVESALNPRAKSRVGASGLWQFMYGTGKMYGLKVSSYVDERYDPLRSTEAAAKLMSNLYKMFGDWNLVLAAYNSGPGNVKKAIRRSGGYRNYWYIRPYLPRETRGYVPAFIAVNYVMYYGAEHNLKVVTPKVSYYQTDTIVVKEKITLDQVSTQINMPASELEFLNPAYKNKIIPHIANKQYKLVLPVSKMDDFVSKEDSIYAFAARENEKQVQKMPKYYEANDMIRYRVRRGDFLGSIAKRYSVSVKDIKRWNRLRSNNIGVGQRLTIYPRNFNAPVASSSKGSKKSVGSGKKLDLKNGYELYTVKSGDNLWMIARKYPGVSAKNIQSWNGIRNSKGLKPGMKLKIAKKG
- a CDS encoding bifunctional enoyl-CoA hydratase/phosphate acetyltransferase; the protein is MLRKLSDLEKIISKQKSKKKLVLCAAGDEHSIEAALEAHKRNFVKTILVGNKKQIVKISEKLNLYIEGVEIINENSLEDMVKTSVKMIHDGHADILMKGHLSTALMLKGVLNKDWGLRNKPLLSHFAIFDIPQYHKLLAITDVAMNIAPDLQGKIGIINNAVDFFQKLNVAKPKIAALAAVEMVNEKMQATLDAALLSIMERRGQIRNCIIDGPLAFDNAISFESKENKGISGPVAGDADILLVPDIEAGNVLYKSFVFFANAKVASVVVGASAPIVLTSRADNEDTKLNSIMLAAASFDL
- a CDS encoding DUF4837 family protein, encoding MNIRKLLFAVIALFLLSSCSDSSEGDKKEDRILPSSSGKINEMVVVMKHDLWKGKVGNEVRSIFGQEIDGLPQPEPLYRVAHVAPSDFNSVFKAARNIIIVELKESDKASLSINSKVYAQPQIIEKLSANNEETLIKALRKYKEELVDSFHKQDIKSVQQRFKRIAHYDIPNIEEKGISLILPKSYSKVEVADNFWWYRSDIKEGKHYPTLNFMLYITPLNSDLDLSGQSIVAIRDSIARKYVGGAIDGSYMQTESRPEYAPIMKNVIVDDKVAIETRGLWMVEGDFMGGPFINYTIFDEVNKRIITAEGFVYAAGTKKRNYIFEMEAIIKSLKLK
- a CDS encoding GNAT family N-acyltransferase; this encodes MGLINIDEISKAIKLDKFGFVGRGIAYSLFKLLKLDKIDEVYIKNIQYKDVEFLDNLLNDFGIKFEIHEDDLKRIPNDGAFITISNHPLGALDGILLLKLLLEKRSDFKVMGNFLLQKIEPMKDMVVPVNPFEEHKDSKSSVNGIKESIMHIKSGHPLGIFPAGEVSTFKKEEKSISDKEWEEGAVKLIQKLKVPVVPIYFHAKNSKLFYFLSALSGTLRTAKLPSEVLSQKTRLIKVRIGKAITVKEQAEHSNIDSFSNFLRQKTYILANTFKIPKKEKYIPKFSFPKTPKKIIIPVPQNDIINEVDNLRKDDKRIIESKNYEVFLTDARNIPNIITEIGRLREITFREVGEGTNNEIDLDKYDEYYHHLFLWDSENQVIAGAYRMGMGIDIYNKYGIDGFYINELFRFEPELYKMMSQSIEMGRAFIIKEYQQKPMPLFLLWKAIVNMTIRYPEYKYLIGGVSISNQFSNFSKSLMIEFMKSHYYDPFIAQFIRPKKEYKVKLKDADKDFVFDASKADLNKFDKIIDDIEPGSLRLPVLMKKYVKQNAKIIAFNVDPKFNDAIDGLMYIEIANLPESTVRPVLEEFQAELEKKASEKEDVI